In Macrobrachium nipponense isolate FS-2020 chromosome 41, ASM1510439v2, whole genome shotgun sequence, the following proteins share a genomic window:
- the LOC135212666 gene encoding trypsin-1-like has product MILLVVLVLLGLVGPAMMYQNASIIGGVEALPGEFPYVISLIDVRFGTRIHFCGGAVYKNHWAITAAHCVHTFEASDIQVVAGEHDRSRDEGFEQYGKVASITKHPHYNANTMNNDIALLKLVKALQFDDYVQPVTLAEKTDPLPQEFTLVGWGSNTEDGDPVNVLHKVTVPRWNEADCLDALKDHYYSPGKETICAGSEQGDGCLGDDGGPLVTGNKAFGLASWSVGCGRPNTPAVYTALSDYIAWIEEATN; this is encoded by the exons ATGATTTTACTCGTCGTCTTGGTTCTGCTCGGCCTTGTGG GGCCCGCCAtgatgtatcaaaatgcaagcaTTATCGGAGGTGTGGAGGCCCTCCCAGGAGAATTTCCTTACGTGATTAGTCTAATTGACGTCAGATTTGGCACGAGGATACACTTCTGCGGAGGCGCCGTTTACAAGAATCACTGGGCCATCACTGCTGCTCACTGCGTCCATACCTTTGAAGCCAGTGACATTCAA GTCGTAGCAGGTGAACATGATAGAAGCAGAGACGAGGGTTTCGAGCAATACGGGAAAGTTGCAAGCATAACGAAGCATCCGCATTACAACGCAAACACTATGAACAACGACATTGCATTACTTAAGCTAGTGAAGGCTCTGCAGTTTGACGATTACGTTCAGCCAGTCACACTAGCTGAGAAGACTGATCCTTTGCCACAGGAATTTACGCTGGTTGGTTGGGGATCGAACACAGAGGACGGAGACCCAGTTAACGTCCTTCATAAAGTAACTGTTCCCAGGTGGAACGAGGCAGACTGCCTGGATGCCCTTAAAGACCACTACTATTCTCCAGGAAAAGAAACCATCTGCGCTGGGTCAGAACAGGGAGATGGTTGCTTGGGAGACGATGGCGGTCCCTTGGTTACTGGCAATAAGGCTTTTGGACTGGCTTCGTGGAGCGTTGGCTGCGGTAGGCCTAACACTCCCGCTGTTTATACAGCGCTCTCGGACTACATTGCCTGGATAGAA